A single genomic interval of Zingiber officinale cultivar Zhangliang chromosome 4A, Zo_v1.1, whole genome shotgun sequence harbors:
- the LOC121969975 gene encoding uncharacterized protein LOC121969975 isoform X4 — MLRDGPILESGEAMRLARMRFASPRMDSSITMSTMPPVSFSIDPHDENDVGCCKGRFCRKRMVILADTILSKIESNKFHEIVDPTYADNMCSNSR, encoded by the exons ATGCTAAGAGATGGACCGATACTAGAAAGTGGAGAAGCCATGCGATTAGCGAGAATGAGATTCGCATCACCTCGCATGGATTCATCCATAACTATGTCAACTATGCCTCCAGTCTCCTTCAg CATTGATCCTCACGATGAGAATGACGTAGGGTGTTGCAAGGGGAGGTTTTGCAGAAAAAGAATGGTTATTCTTGCTG ATACAATCTTGTCTAAGATTGAAAGTAACAAGTTTCATGAGATTGTGGATCCAACATATGCAGACAACATGTGCAGCAATAGCAGATAG
- the LOC121969975 gene encoding uncharacterized protein LOC121969975 isoform X2: MLRDGPILESGEAMRLARMRFASPRMDSSITMSTMPPVSFSIDPHDENDVGCCKGRFCRKRMVILAGKEFQGDCVEGNRTSNQQSCRCYWNDQEMESAHFHQDVSISFVSVTNVWEPIEMVPSNYNSLSLNHFGAFLYFFFIRIWCTLYLCAEMLIYRCAVFYYGCSF, translated from the exons ATGCTAAGAGATGGACCGATACTAGAAAGTGGAGAAGCCATGCGATTAGCGAGAATGAGATTCGCATCACCTCGCATGGATTCATCCATAACTATGTCAACTATGCCTCCAGTCTCCTTCAg CATTGATCCTCACGATGAGAATGACGTAGGGTGTTGCAAGGGGAGGTTTTGCAGAAAAAGAATGGTTATTCTTGCTG GAAAAGAGTTTCAAGGTGATTGTGTTGAAGGCAATCGGACTAGCAATCAGCAAAGTTGTAGATGCTATTGGAATGATCAAG AAATGGAATCCGCACATTTTCATCAAGATGTCTCAATAAGTTTCGTCAGTGTCACTAATGTTTGGGAGCCTATTGAGATGGTTCCTAGCAACTATAATTCATTGTCGCTCAACCATTTTGGTGCATTTCTTTACTTCTTTTTTATCAGAATTTGGTGTACTCTTTATTTGTGTGCAGAGATGCTCATTTATAGATGTGCAGTGTTTTACTATGGTTGCTCATTTTGA
- the LOC121969975 gene encoding uncharacterized protein LOC121969975 isoform X5 — MCVCTPGFIGDRFAGATDVLNGVARGGFAEKEWLFLLEKSFKVIVLKAIGLAISKVVDAIGMIKVKVLLVCHFLLTALSI; from the exons ATGTGCGTTTGCACACCGGGATTCATTGGAGATCGTTTTGCTGGGGCAACAGATGTCTTAAAT GGTGTTGCAAGGGGAGGTTTTGCAGAAAAAGAATGGTTATTCTTGCTG GAAAAGAGTTTCAAGGTGATTGTGTTGAAGGCAATCGGACTAGCAATCAGCAAAGTTGTAGATGCTATTGGAATGATCAAGGTCAAAGTTTTACTTGTTTGTCATTTTTTGTTGACAGCTTTATCTATTTAG
- the LOC121969975 gene encoding uncharacterized protein LOC121969975 isoform X6: MCVCTPGFIGDRFAGATDVLNGVARGGFAEKEWLFLLEKSFKVIVLKAIGLAISKVVDAIGMIKKWNPHIFIKMSQ, from the exons ATGTGCGTTTGCACACCGGGATTCATTGGAGATCGTTTTGCTGGGGCAACAGATGTCTTAAAT GGTGTTGCAAGGGGAGGTTTTGCAGAAAAAGAATGGTTATTCTTGCTG GAAAAGAGTTTCAAGGTGATTGTGTTGAAGGCAATCGGACTAGCAATCAGCAAAGTTGTAGATGCTATTGGAATGATCAAG AAATGGAATCCGCACATTTTCATCAAGATGTCTCAATAA
- the LOC121969975 gene encoding uncharacterized protein LOC121969975 isoform X3, whose amino-acid sequence MLRDGPILESGEAMRLARMRFASPRMDSSITMSTMPPVSFSIDPHDENDVGCCKGRFCRKRMVILAGKEFQGDCVEGNRTSNQQSCRCYWNDQGYNLGV is encoded by the exons ATGCTAAGAGATGGACCGATACTAGAAAGTGGAGAAGCCATGCGATTAGCGAGAATGAGATTCGCATCACCTCGCATGGATTCATCCATAACTATGTCAACTATGCCTCCAGTCTCCTTCAg CATTGATCCTCACGATGAGAATGACGTAGGGTGTTGCAAGGGGAGGTTTTGCAGAAAAAGAATGGTTATTCTTGCTG GAAAAGAGTTTCAAGGTGATTGTGTTGAAGGCAATCGGACTAGCAATCAGCAAAGTTGTAGATGCTATTGGAATGATCAAG GTTACAATCTTGGAGTTTGA
- the LOC121969975 gene encoding uncharacterized protein LOC121969975 isoform X1, which produces MLRDGPILESGEAMRLARMRFASPRMDSSITMSTMPPVSFSIDPHDENDVGCCKGRFCRKRMVILAGKEFQGDCVEGNRTSNQQSCRCYWNDQGQSFTCLSFFVDSFIYLAFLDLYSSTEMESAHFHQDVSISFVSVTNVWEPIEMVPSNYNSLSLNHFGAFLYFFFIRIWCTLYLCAEMLIYRCAVFYYGCSF; this is translated from the exons ATGCTAAGAGATGGACCGATACTAGAAAGTGGAGAAGCCATGCGATTAGCGAGAATGAGATTCGCATCACCTCGCATGGATTCATCCATAACTATGTCAACTATGCCTCCAGTCTCCTTCAg CATTGATCCTCACGATGAGAATGACGTAGGGTGTTGCAAGGGGAGGTTTTGCAGAAAAAGAATGGTTATTCTTGCTG GAAAAGAGTTTCAAGGTGATTGTGTTGAAGGCAATCGGACTAGCAATCAGCAAAGTTGTAGATGCTATTGGAATGATCAAGGTCAAAGTTTTACTTGTTTGTCATTTTTTGTTGACAGCTTTATCTATTTAGCTTTTCTTGACCTGTATTCTAGCACAGAAATGGAATCCGCACATTTTCATCAAGATGTCTCAATAAGTTTCGTCAGTGTCACTAATGTTTGGGAGCCTATTGAGATGGTTCCTAGCAACTATAATTCATTGTCGCTCAACCATTTTGGTGCATTTCTTTACTTCTTTTTTATCAGAATTTGGTGTACTCTTTATTTGTGTGCAGAGATGCTCATTTATAGATGTGCAGTGTTTTACTATGGTTGCTCATTTTGA